Proteins encoded by one window of Aspergillus chevalieri M1 DNA, chromosome 6, nearly complete sequence:
- the CFT1 gene encoding cleavage/polyadenylation factor CFT1 (BUSCO:EOG092604KQ;~COG:A;~EggNog:ENOG410PFX4;~InterPro:IPR015943,IPR018846,IPR004871;~PFAM:PF03178,PF10433;~go_component: GO:0005634 - nucleus [Evidence IEA];~go_function: GO:0003676 - nucleic acid binding [Evidence IEA];~go_function: GO:0005515 - protein binding [Evidence IEA]) — translation MQCYTELLPPTGVTHALTVPFLSSTATNLVVVRTSLLQIFSLLRIARPEGGINGDGPTRSEQSETTKLILEKECPLSGTVTDLSRVKILNSKSGGEAILIAFRNAKLSLIEWDQERHNISTISIHYYERDDLARSPWVPDLGSCGSSLSVDPSSSCAVFNFGIRNLAILPFHQPGDDLVMDDYDSGDEGRNHAADAEKTKSGLTYQTPYASSFVLPVAALDPSLLHPISFAFLYEYREPTFGILYSQVSTSSALLHERKDAVFYTVFTLDLEQRASTTLLSVSRLPSDLFKVVALPPPVGGALLIGSNELVHVDQAGKTNAVGVNEFSRQVSAFSMADQSDLALRLEGCTVERLADNNGDLLMVLSNGDFVLVNFRLDGRSVSGISVQPLPATAGGNIMKSPPSCSVFLGDGRLFVGSENADSLLVSCSNSTSGTKKPRSQLKHDVDDFDGLSDEDQSEDDAYEDDLYSSAPDMPADGRRASTETSTFGPYSLRVDDRLPNIGPLRDVALGKSFSNVTSKDPNAEGVSLELELVATQGSDRSGGLVVMKRAIDPHVITSMEVASADNVWAASVAHRKTALTSATDKADKKEIRHYVIIPSIKDSENEESEVFVVDGSDLKPFKAPEFNPNRDFTIDVGVLAEKTRVVQILRNEVRSYDIDLGLAQIYPVWDEDTSEERMAVSASFADPYLAILRDDSTLLLLQADDSGDLDELPINETITSTRWLSCCLYRDTNKVFSLSESTHDGSSESDVLLFLLSSDGKLSIFRLSDQKLLSTIDGVDCLQSILSIDPPKRSTTREKLVEAIVADLGDSYSSQPYLIVRTENDDLFIYRPYLGPGATNGESPSLSFFRETNHFLPEVPSSLDADNSNGNFQGTKSLRILPNVSGLRAVFMPGASAGFVVKTPTSVPHVMRLSGGYVRGLSNFDSSALGCVDGFVYVDSKDVIRACQLPKDTQFDYPWTLRKVHIGENVDHLAYSSSSETYVLGTSHKAEFKLPEDDELHPEWRNEVISFLPEVDQGSLKVVSSKTWSVVDSYPLGPAEHVMAVKNINLEISENTHERKDMIVVGTAIARGEDIPARGCIYVFEVIKVVPDPEKEETDRKLKLIGKEPVRGAVTALSGIGGQGFLIAAQGQKCMVRGLKEDGSLLPVAFMDMQCYVNVVKELKGTGMCILSDAVKGTWFAGYSEEPYKMSLFSKDPEYLEVVAADFLPEGDKLFILVADSDCNLHVLQYDPEDPKSSNGDRLLSRSKFHLGHFATTLTLLPRTAVSSEQALLQPDQMDIDEIHTANHQVLVTTQNGSVGLITPVAEESYRRLSALQSQLTNTIEHPCGLNPRAFRAVESDGAAGRGMVDGSLLCQWLDLGKQRKTEIASRVGANEWEIRADLEAISGGGLGYL, via the exons ATGCAGTGTTATACTGAGCTATTGCCCCCGACAGGGGTCACGCATGCCTTGACGGTACCCTTCCTTTCTTCTACTGCAACTAACCTGGTGGTTGTGAGGACGTCGCTTCTTCAAATCTTCTCTCTGCTCAGAATTGCTCGACCGGAAGGTGGAATTAACGGTGACGGGCCAACAAGATCAGAGCAATCCGAGACTACGAAACTGATCCTTGAGAAGGAATGTCCCCTTTCTGGAACAGTAACTGATCTCAGTCGAGTCAAAATTCTGAACTCCAAGAGTGGCGGAGAGGCTATTCTGATTGCGTTTCGAAATGCGAAATTAAGCTTGATTGAATGGGATCAGGAGCGCCATAACATCTCTACCATTTCCATCCACTATTATGAACGAGATGATTTGGCCCGTAGTCCCTGGGTGCCTGATTTGGGCAGTTGTGGCAGCAGTCTCAGCGTGGATCCGAGCAGTAGTTGTGCGGTGTTCAATTTTGGAATTCGGAACCTTGCCATTCTACCTTTCCATCAACCTGGAGATGACTTGGTaatggatgattatgacTCGGGCGATGAGGGGAGAAATCATGCTGCTGATGCCGAAAAGACCAAAAGTGGCTTGACCTATCAAACCCCATATGCTTCATCTTTTGTCTTGCCTGTGGCCGCGTTGGACCCTTCCTTACTCCATCCAATAAGTTTCGCCTTTTTATATGAATATAGGGAGCCGACTTTTGGTATTTTGTATTCTCAGGTTTCAACATCAAGCGCGCTTCTCCATGAAAGGAAGGATGCTGTTTTCTATACTGTTTTCACACTAGATTTGGAACAGCGGGCGTCCACAACGTTGCTCTCAGTCTCCAGGCTACCTAGTGATCTCTTCAAAGTGGTAGCTCTTCCGCCACCTGTCGGGGGTGCTTTGCTCATTGGCTCCAACGAGCTGGTGCATGTTGACCAGGCAGGCAAAACAAACGCGGTTGGGGTCAATGAGTTCTCTAGGCAGGTTTCGGCCTTTTCAATGGCCGACCAATCAGACCTTGCTCTTCGCCTCGAAGGGTGCACAGTTGAACGCCTTGCCGATAATAACGGTGATTTATTAATGGTGCTTTCCAACGGTGATTTTGTTTTGGTCAATTTTAGGCTTGATGGAAGGTCAGTGTCTGGCATTTCGGTGCAACCTCTACCTGCCACCGCAGGTGGAAATATCATGAAGTCACCTCCATCATGTTCCGTTTTCCTTGGAGATGGGAGACTATTTGTCGGTAGCGAGAATGCGGATTCGTTGCTTGTGAGCTGTTCCAATTCAACCTCTGGCACCAAGAAACCGCGGTCACAGCTCAAGCATGATGTGGACGATTTTGACGGTCTCTCGGATGAGGATCAAAGCGAAGACGACGCCTACGAAGATGATCTATATTCATCGGCGCCTGACATGCCTGCCGACGGGCGTCGTGCATCTACTGAGACATCGACATTTGGGCCATACAGTCTCAGAGTAGACGACAGACTGCCCAATATTGGCCCACTGAGAGATGTAGCCTTGGGTAAATCCTTCTCCAATGTGACGAGCAAGGATCCCAATGCCGAGGGTGTCTCTTTGGAGCTTGAACTCGTGGCGACTCAAGGCTCCGACAGAAGTGGCGGCCTAGTGGTGATGAAACGCGCGATTGACCCTCATGTCATTACTTCCATGGAGGTTGCTTCGGCCGACAACGTCTGGGCAGCATCTGTGGCCCACAGAAAAACGGCACTGACCAGCGCTACCGATAAAGCGGATAAGAAAGAGATCCGCCATTATGTGATCATTCCGAGCATCAAGGATTCTGAGAATGAAGAATCGGAAGTATTTGTTGTGGATGGGAGTGACTTGAAACCTTTCAAAGCACCCGAATTCAACCCGAACAGGGATTTCACAATTGATGTTGGCGTGTTGGCAGAGAAGACTCGGGTGGTTCAGATTCTAAGAAACGAAGTTAGAAGCTATGATATTG ACTTGGGCTTAGCCCAGATTTACCCCGTATGGGATGAAGATACCAGCGAAGAACGAATGGCAGTGAGCGCCAGTTTTGCAGACCCGTACCTTGCGATTCTTCGGGATGATTCGACGTTACTACTTCTCCAAGCAGATGACAGTGGGGATCTCGACGAATTACCGATTAATGAAACCATTACTTCGACAAGATGGCTTTCATGTTGTCTATACCGAGACACCAACAAggtcttttccctttccgAATCAACCCATGATGGTTCTAGCGAGAGCGatgttcttctctttctgctGAGTTCAGATGGAAAATTATCT ATTTTCCGACTTTCTGACCAAAAGCTACTGTCAACTATCGACGGAGTTGATTGCTTGCAGTCGATTCTCTCAATTGACCCACCAAAACGGTCTACTACGCGTGAGAAGCTAGTTGAGGCTATTGTCGCAGACCTCGGAGATTCATATAGTAGTCAGCCGTATTTGATC GTGCGAACCGAGAATGACGACCTTTTCATATACAGGCCGTACTTAGGCCCAGGTGCAACGAACGGGGAGTCGCCTAGTTTGAGTTTCTTTAGGGAGACGAACCATTTTCTACCAGAGGTCCCTTCCAGTTTGGATGCGGATAACTCGAATGGGAACTTTCAAGGGACTAAATCCTTGCGTATATTGCCCAATGTGTCGGGGTTACGTGCTGTCTTCATGCCAGGTGCATCAGCGGGATTCGTTGTTAAGACACCTACAAGTGTGCCTCATGTCATGCGCCTAAGCGGAGGCTATGTACGAGGTCTAAGTAACTTTGACTCGTCTGCTCTTGGATGTGTTGACGGTTTTGTTTATGTGGATTCaaag GATGTCATTCGAGCATGTCAGTTGCCTAAAGACACGCAATTCGACTATCCGTGGACATTGCGAAAGGTTCACATAGGGGAAAATGTTGACCATTTGGcttattcttcttcgtccgAAACGTATGTACTTGGGACTAGCCACAAGGCCGAATTTAAACTGCCTGAAGATGACGAGCTTCATCCTGAATGGCGTAATGAAG TCATCTCATTTCTGCCCGAGGTGGATCAAGGCTCGCTTAAAGTTGTCAGTTCAAAAACATGGTCTGTTGTTGATAG CTATCCTCTGGGCCCTGCCGAGCATGTGATGGCGGTCAAAAATATAAACCTTGAGATTTCGGAGAACACGCACGAGCGTAAGGACATGATCGTTGTCGGAACAGCCATTGCCCGAGGCGAAGACATACCAGCGCGCGGCTGCATATACGTGTTCGAGGTTATCAAAGTGGTCCCGGACccggagaaagaagaaacagaCCGCAAACTGAAACTCATAGGCAAGGAACCAGTCCGAGGCGCTGTGACGGCGTTGTCTGGGATTGGCGGACAGGGCTTTCTCATTGCTGCACAAGGGCAAAAGTGCATGGTTAGGGGTCTCAAAGAAGACGGGAGTCTTCTTCCTGTTGCATTCATGGATATGCAATGCTATGTCAACGTGGTCAAGGAACTCAAAGGCACTGGAATGTGTATACTGAGTGACGCTGTGAAGGGGACCTGGTTTGCAGGCTACTCG GAGGAACCGTATAAGATGAGTCTGTTCAGCAAAGACCCAGAATATCTCGAGGTCGTTGCTGCAGATTTCCTCCCAGAAGGCGACAAACTATTCATTCTAGTCGCCGATAGCGACTGCAACCTTCACGTCCTGCAATATGACCCGGAGG ACCCCAAATCATCCAACGGCGATCGTCTCCTAAGCCGCAGCAAATTCCACCTCGGCCACTTCGCAACCACCCtaaccctcctcccccgaaCCGCCGTCTCCTCCGAACAAGCCCTCCTGCAACCCGACCAGATGGACATCGACGAGATTCATACGGCGAACCACCAGGTCCTCGTCACGACGCAGAACGGTTCCGTCGGGCTCATCACGCCCGTTGCGGAGGAATCATACCGTCGTCTTTCGGCATTACAGTCTCAGCTCACTAATACCATTGAGCATCCGTGTGGATTGAACCCTCGTGCGTTCCGGGCGGTTGAGAGTGACGGGGCTGCTGGAAGGGGAATGGTTGATGGTAGTCTATTGTGCCAGTGGTTGGATCTGGGTAAGCAACGCAAGACGGAAATTGCCAGTAGAGTGGGTGCGAATGAGTGGGAGATCAGGGCAGATCTCGAGGCTATTAGTGGTGGTGGGCTTGGATATTTGTGA
- a CDS encoding putative LMBR1 domain protein (COG:P;~EggNog:ENOG410PFTJ;~InterPro:IPR006876;~TransMembrane:10 (i7-29o41-74i95-119o139-162i188-207o312-334i346-364o376-404i416-435o506-531i)), whose amino-acid sequence MTLLQTSLIWVVYAIAIIILIAVASIFIYVYQTPRDRSPSVTLTCIFAITTLLATVILLPVDVALVSSTTSSALGRRKDWASQDVVDRITYSLTIVYYLLYSLDAVLCLLVIPFTYFFYEEYDEVAAESGEQTIWKRFWSAFKYTVCFVAIMVVLFLVGFFVPVSKSRDGQDLDYFKKLLTENHGERALTFTLGLLTTIGLCLYVLYTSSGLALLPISLIKTAPSVSSPNLKANTGMQLSSNRERQCQLEGRCGGNPDILSSKDRRELDTLVREERTLIRRQRLVEEAQGEGRSWLMKAWVKIEAVFRPVKLLGGLLLLLIAFATWVSMTLTAIDKAKNSVCKHRCGYILGHINVFNPINWIFVQSAKLFPVDYVIFTILALLFFSSSVIGIASIGIRFLWIRIFQIRKGHTSPQALLLATAMLMLTALALNYSLSMVVAPQYATFGPQTFCDRHSGLLDGQPDCSNSKYLIKPCSELADNSAAKRVCTPSVASTFLNRVTINFPFFGIVFFWAQFIFLGIYLLVFVTSMFRSPKLDERQLDEDAEEAEEEGLLASTGRRFDATWQDVTGRAAKRDDRR is encoded by the exons ATGACCCTTTTACAAACGTCCCTCATTTGGGTCGTATATGCGATTGCGATAATTATACTGATAGCAGTAGCCTCCATCTTCATCTATGTGTATCAAACGCCTCGCGATCGCTCTCCCTCGGTGACATTGACATGCATCTTTGCCATCACCACTCTGTTGGCGACCGTTATCCTACTGCCCGTTGATGTCGCTTTGGTTTCATCCACGACTTCTTCAGCCTTGGGTCGGCGCAAAGACTGGGCTTCTCAGGATGTGGTGGACAGAATAACATATTCCTTGACGATAGTATACTATCTACTCTATTCCTTGGACGCCGTTCTTTGTCTGCTTGTGATCCCTTTCACCTACTTCTTCTACGAAGAATATGACGAGGTCGCTGCCGAATCTGGGGAACAAACCATTTGGAAGCGGTTCTGGAGCGCTTTTAAGTATACTGTGTGCTTTGTGGCAATAATGGTTGTGTTGTTCCTCGTTGGTTTCTTCGTCCCCGTTTCGAAGAGTAGAGACGGCCAAGACCTGGACTATTTCAAGAAGCTGTTGACTGAGAATC ATGGCGAGCGTGCGCTTACGTTTACCCTTGGATTGTTGACGACAATTGGTTTATGTCTATACGTCTTGTATACCTCGTCGGGCCTTGCCCTCCTCCCCATCAGTTTGATCAAAACGGCCCCTTCGGTTTCGAGTCCAAACCTAAAAGCGAATACTGGTATGCAGCTCAGCAGCAACAGAGAACGACAATGCCAGCTAGAAGGCCGCTGTGGAGGGAATCCTGATATCCTGTCTTCGAAGGATCGCAGAGAATTGGATACGCTCGTGCGCGAAGAAAGGACTTTGATTCGAAGACAACGGCTTgtggaagaggcccaaggaGAAGGTCGGAGCTGGCTAATGAAGGCCTGGGTCAAAATCGAAGCCGTTTTCCGCCCAGTTAAATTGCTGGGTGGTCTTCTCTTGCTACTGATAGCATTCGCAACCTGGGTTTCTATGACATTGACGGCAATTGATAAGGCTAAGAATTCAGTCTGCAAGCACCGCTGTGGGTATATTCTGGGGCACATCAATGTCTTCAACCCCATCAACTGGATTTTCGTGCAATCTGCCAAGTTATTCCCGGTCGACTATGTCATTTTCACTATCCTTGCGTTGTTATTCTTCAGCAGCTCCGTTATTGGCATTGCTTCTATTGGCATTCGATTCCTTTGGATTAGAATCTTCCAGATTAGAAAGGGCCATACCTCTCCACAGGCGCTCCTCTTGGCGACGGCGATGTTGATGCTGACTGCGCTGGCTCTGAACTATTCTTTGTCCATGGTGGTTGCTCCTCAATACGCTACGTTTGGGCCGCAAACATTCTGCGATCGTCATTCTGGGCTCCTAGATGGGCAACCAGATTGTTCTAACAGCAAATATCTCATCAAACCATGCTCGGAGCTGGCAGATAATTCGGCTGCGAAACGGGTATGTACACCCAGCGTCGCCAGTACATTCCTCAATCGAGTAACGATAAATTTCCCCTTCTTTGGCATCGTATTCTTCTGGGCCCAATTCATTTTTCTCG GTATTTATCTTCTCGTCTTCGTCACTTCAATGTTCCGCTCTCCCAAGTTGGACGAGCGTCAGCTCGACGAGGATGCAGAGGAGGCCGAAGAGGAGGGTCTTTTGGCGAGCACCGGAAGACGTTTCGATGCCACCTGGCAGGATGTTACGGGCAGAGCTGCTAAAAGAGATGATAGGCGATAA
- a CDS encoding uncharacterized protein (COG:S;~EggNog:ENOG410PSFC) has translation MDSAGREHEGTISRNDSYSSKLAPQDSSAGHMNSQQQLTEKLRDCDWEQLEEKYAKAMEEHGKSEEELRAQVAKLLEIFVAWSQTTVLRDEDRALKRFKTQMQHVQNSEERLENKRKHYTDVVKAFESALALLNGRARP, from the exons ATGGATTCTGCTGGCAGAGAACATGAGGGCACTATCTCCCGCAATGATTCGTATTCATCAAAATTGGCACCGCAAGATAGCAGCGCTGGCCACATGAACTCACAACAACAGTTGACCGAGAAGCTCAGAGACTGTGATTGGGAGCAACTGGAGGAAAAATATGCAAAAGCCATGGAAGAACATGGTAAATCCGAAGAGGAATTGCGAGCCCAAGTCGCGAAACTGCTGGAG ATCTTTGTAGCATGGTCCCAAACTACTGTTTTACGCGACGAGGACAGAGCTTTGAAAAG GTTCAAGACACAAATGCAGCACGTGCAGAACTCTGAAGAACGATTGGAGAACAAAAGGAAGCATT ATACCGACGTGGTAAAAGCGTTTGAGAGCGCTCTTGCATTGCTAAACGGCCGTGCGAGGCCCTAA
- a CDS encoding Atg14 domain-containing protein (COG:S;~EggNog:ENOG410PK4D;~InterPro:IPR018791;~PFAM:PF10186), whose product MSCHACSRAPNPRLPFCCATCARSHLYQLRVEHVKVLLEKEVIGKQIDEAVAHRETQGRAEEIDGVVPESAMEGHSRWAIQAIANRQANSSTRTKTLGDQVEVLVAEINDKKLDISQRKLTLARRNSDTESAKYQLLEREGAMLTAIQNNTRRTEHLWHNLHTKTIDARIFLCREAANIYGLRQKSKRINGDSKETYMLGGMPIIDLREMNGKLRPFILTLSK is encoded by the coding sequence ATGAGTTGCCACGCATGTTCTCGTGCTCCGAATCCACGGTTGCCTTTCTGTTGCGCAACATGTGCCCGTTCCCATCTATACCAACTGCGAGTCGAACATGTGAAAGTCCTCTTAGAAAAAGAAGTCATAGGAAAACAAATTGATGAGGCTGTCGCACATAGAGAAACTCAAGGGAGAGCTGAAGAAATTGATGGAGTGGTCCCCGAATCAGCTATGGAGGGCCATAGTCGCTGGGCCATTCAGGCTATCGCCAACAGGCaagcaaattcatcaacAAGGACAAAAACACTTGGGGATCAAGTTGAAGTGTTGGTCGCTGAAATAAACGATAAGAAGCTTGATATATCTCAGCGCAAGCTCACCCTGGCACGGCGAAATTCTGACACTGAATCTGCGAAGTATCAACTTCTGGAGCGTGAAGGCGCCATGCTGACCGCAATACAAAACAACACCAGAAGGACGGAACATCTCTGGCATAATCTGCACACCAAGACAATAGATGCACGGATATTCCTCTGCAGGGAGGCTGCTAATATCTATGGATTGCGGCAGAAGAGCAAGAGGATCAACGGGGATAGTAAAGAGACCTACATGCTTGGTGGCATGCCGATCATAGACTTGCGAGAAATGAATGGAAAGTTGAGACCCTTTATTTTGACCCTGTCCAAATGA
- a CDS encoding putative ZIP family zinc transporter (COG:P;~EggNog:ENOG410PGWS;~InterPro:IPR003689;~PFAM:PF02535;~TransMembrane:8 (o62-84i96-117o137-159i292-313o319-339i359-379o391-414i435-452o);~go_component: GO:0016020 - membrane [Evidence IEA];~go_function: GO:0046873 - metal ion transmembrane transporter activity [Evidence IEA];~go_process: GO:0030001 - metal ion transport [Evidence IEA];~go_process: GO:0055085 - transmembrane transport [Evidence IEA]) translates to MDTGLLESDPGISGALLSVSSISEIPAAILRAELSRRNEVRDEDVEKATCGSTRSGAYNTPAHVMALFLILVLSTLACSFPVLARRFPRLPIPRRFLFISRHFGTGVLIATAFVHLLPTAFVSLTDPCLPRFWSKSYRAMAGFVAMISVFVVVCVEMFFAMKGAGHVHASGYDNLINEVEHDDPSGLENDGSGYSRVNWQDGANDIHLGSMPEANHQPTVAGSSSGTSGNHRYTIQNVEPDKENEDAGLEELEPYADGDSMLNESECHRPVLSLHRRQTNSGHPNPNAQRQLLQCLLLEAGILFHSIFIGMAVSVATGASFVVLLVAISFHQTFEGFALGSRIASLIPDLFSPSSMKPWLMCLAYGTTTPIGQAIGLFMHNLYDPASTAGLLMVGITNAISSGLLLFAGLVELLAEDFLSESSYETLRGKRRIEACIAVASGALLMALVGAFA, encoded by the exons ATGGACACTGGATTACTGGAATCTGACCCAGGGATATCTG GTGCTTTGCTCAGTGTTTCGTCAATTTCGGAGATCCCTGCCGCTATTCTGAGAGCCGAACTTTCGCGACGAAACGAGGTTAGGGATGAGGACGTTGAGAAAGCAACATGTGGCTCGACAAGAAGCGGTGCTTACAACACGCCGGCCCATGTAATGGCGCTGTTCCTCATCCTTGTGTTAAGCACATTAG CATGCTCGTTTCCTGTCCTAGCCCGGCGGTTTCCCCGTCTTCCAATACCACGtcgcttcctcttcatctcaAGACACTTCGGGACAGGTGTCCTGATCGCTACAGCCTTTGTTCATTTGCTACCTACGGCGTTCGTTTCTCTTACAGACCCCTGCCTTCCTAGATTTTGGAGCAAGAGCTATCGAGCCATGGCTGGGTTTGTTGCTATGATCTCGGTATTTGTTGTCGTTTGCGTGGAAATGTTTTTCGCCATGAAAGGAGCAGGGCATGTTCATGCGAGCGGCTATGATAATCTGATCAACGAAGTGGAGCATGACGATCCTAGTGGGCTTGAAAATGACGGGTCTGGCTACTCACGAGTCAATTGGCAAGATGGAGCCAATGATATACATCTTGGGAGCATGCCAGAGGCCAACCATCAACCAACAGTGGCTGGTTCATCATCAGGAACATCCGGTAACCACCGCTATACTATTCAAAACGTGGAGCCGGACAAGGAAAACGAGGacgccggtctcgaagaaCTTGAACCTTACGCAGATGGAGACTCTATGCTTAATGAAAGTGAATGCCATCGCCCTGTCCTATCGTTACACCGTCGACAGACAAATTCTGGACACCCTAATCCGAATGCGCAGCGACAGTTGCTACAATGCCTTCTACTCGAGGCAGGCATTCTCTTCCACAGCATCTTTATTGGAATGGCAGTCAGCGTCGCTACGGGGGCTTCATTTGTCGTGCTCCTCGTCGCCATTTCTTTCCACCAGACCTTCGAGGGTTTCGCTCTTGGGTCACGTATTGCCTCGCTTATTCCAGATCTGTTTTCGCCATCCTCTATGAAGCCATGGCTTATGTGTCTCGCATACGGGACCACGACTCCCATTGGTCAAGCCATTGGGTTGTTCATGCATAATCTCTATGATCCCGCGAGCACAGCAGGCTTACTCATGGTCGGTATAACGAATGCAATCAGCAGCGGTCTCTTGCTTTTTGCTGGTTTGGTAGAACTTCTCGCGGAAGATTTTCTGAGTGAATCAAGCTACGAAACTCTGAGAGGCAAGCGACGCATCGAAGCTTGCATTGCAGTTGCGAGTGGGGCTTTGTTGATGGCGTTAGTTGGTGCTTTTGCGTAA
- the erg10B gene encoding acetyl-CoA C-acetyltransferase (COG:I;~EggNog:ENOG410PG5V;~InterPro:IPR016039,IPR020613,IPR020617,IPR020616, IPR020615,IPR002155;~PFAM:PF00108,PF02803;~go_function: GO:0016746 - transferase activity, transferring acyl groups [Evidence IEA];~go_function: GO:0016747 - transferase activity, transferring acyl groups other than amino-acyl groups [Evidence IEA]) encodes MASFPPVYIAASARTPVGSFLGSLSSLTAPQLGSHAIKAALGKAEGLKPSDVEEVFFGNVLSANVGQNPARQCALGAGLNDSTVCTTVNKVCASGLKAIILGAQTIMTGNADVVVAGGAESMSNAPHYLPNLRNGAKYGHQSLVDGIMKDGLTDAGKQELMGLQAEECAQDHDFKREDQDEYAIRTYQKAQAAQNAGLFDDEIAPIELPGFRGKPGVTVSQDDEPKNLNPDKLRGIKPAFIPGSGTVTAPNSSPLNDGAAAVVLVSEAKLKELNLKPVAKIRGWGDAAQQPSKFTTAPSLAIPKALKHAGLTQDDVDAFEINEAFSVVALANMKLLGLSEEKVNIHGGAVALGHPIGASGARIVATLLGVLKAKQGKIGCVGICNGGGGASAIVVESLL; translated from the exons ATGGCTTCTTTCCCTCCAGTCTACATCGCTGCCTCTGCCCGGACTCCCGTGGGCTCGTTCCTTGG ATCTCTTTCGAGTCTGACTGCCCCGCAGCTTGGTTCTCATGCTATCAAAG CTGCTCTTGGGAAGGCAGAGGGTCTTAAGCCGTCCGATGTCGAAGAAGTTTTCTTTGGCAATGTTCTCTCCGCAAA TGTTGGACAGAATCCTGCCAGACAGTGTGCCCTCGGTGCTGGACTCAACGACTCGACGGTTTGCACCACCGTCAACAAGGTTTGCGCCTCTGGCTTGAAAGCCATCATTCTCGGAGCGCAGACCATTATGACCGGAAACGCCGATGTTGTCGTGGCTGGTGGTGCTGAATCCATGTCGAATGCTCCTCATTATCTCCCGAACCTCCGAAATGGTGCTAAATATGGCCACCAATCTCTGGTGGACGGCATTATGAAGGATGGGTTGACTGATGCTGGCAAGCAAGAGCTCATGGGCTTGCAGGCTGAAGAGTGTGCTCAGGACCATGACTTCAAGCGTGAGGACCAGGATGAATATGCCATTCGCACCTACCAAAAGGCTCAGGCTGCCCAGAATGCCGGTCTTTTCGATGACGAGATTGCCCCCATTGAACTTCCTGGCTTCAGGGGTAAGCCTGGTGTGACTGTATCCCAGGATGACGAGCCGAAGAAC CTCAACCCTGACAAGCTCCGAGGCATCAAGCCTGCTTTTATTCCTGGTTCTGGAACTGTGACGGCACCTAACTCCTCTCCTCTGAATGatggtgctgctgctgttgttcttGTTTCTGAGGCCAAGTTGAAAGAACTTAACTTGAAGCCTGTTGCCAAGATCCGTGGCTGGGGTGATGCTGCTCAGCAGCCTAGCAAGTTTACGACTGCACCATCGCTGGCTATTCCCAAGGCCCTCAAACATGCAGGCTTGACCCAGGATGACGTTGATGCGTTCGAGATCAACGAGGCCTTCAGTGTTGTTGCCCTCGCCAACATGAAGCTGCTCGGTCTCTCTGAAGAGAAGGTCAACATCCATGGTGGTGCTGTGGCCCTCGGTCATCCTATTGGTGCTAGCGGTGCGCGTATTGTGGCTACTTTGCTCGGCGTTTTGAAGGCAAAGCAGGGCAAGATTGGCTGCGTCGGTATCTGCAATGGCGGCGGTGGTGCAAGTGCAATTGTTGTTGAATCTCTTCTCTAA